A genomic segment from Enoplosus armatus isolate fEnoArm2 chromosome 12, fEnoArm2.hap1, whole genome shotgun sequence encodes:
- the LOC139294466 gene encoding actin-binding LIM protein 1-like isoform X1 has protein sequence MHGTRCNGCGDFVEGEVVTALGKTYHPACFVCTICKRPFPAGDRVTFNGKDCLCQYCVEPMSPGPKDILGSSNCAGCGRDIKNGQALLALDRQWHLGCFKCKACSKVLTGEYISKDGAPYCEKDYQIHFGVQCEACHQFITGKVLEAGDKHYHPSCARCSRCNQMFTEGEEMYLQGSTVWHPGCKNTTRTEERHRERTDCLTNIVTNSHLCVFSQPTRSSSESICSRPGSSIPGSPGHTIYAKVDNEILDYRDLAAIPKVKAIYDIERPDLITYEPLYTTSLDEREERQESVGESSRNMSPTPPGEGSYDRRERILQRSTSQGSIGSPVYNRHGYTPTLSRSPQHFHRPGTDPPSGRSSPLPLRPDSRPVTPPLSQTPKHFHLPDQGSNIYRKPPIYKQHDTAAIALQIKSADDIIRSATFPAAHAPSPDDSSRSEGTRWPCSLAVLGSEGRRRSREEEEEEALKRKQLQEEHLSKIQSGLGKLILKEEMEKEQIRERHARSLSAQRYDPKQTNCDADPTSPTKTNSLPGYGRNGLHRPQSTDFTQYNSYGDMCGGGREFQHIKDGRAALARMDRGVSMPNMLEPKVYPYEMLMITSRGRAKLPRDVDRTRLERHLAPETFFDIFGMEIQEFDRLPLWKRNDMKKKAKLF, from the exons ATGCACGGCACCCGCTGCAATGGCTGTGGGGACTTTGTGGAGGGGGAAGTGGTCACTGCCCTGGGCAAGACCTACCACCCTGCCTGCTTCGTCTGCACTATCTGCAA ACGACCGTTCCCTGCCGGGGACAGGGTGACCTTTAACGGGAAGGACTGTCTGTGTCAGTACTGTGTCGAGCCCATGTCTCCAGGACCAAAGGACATCCTGGGCTCCAGCA ATTGTGCAGGATGTGGTCGGGACATTAAGAACGGACAGGCTCTTCTAGCACTGGACAGACAGTGGCATCTGGGCTGCTTTAAGTGTAAGGCCTGCAGCAAAGTGCTGACCGGGGAGTACATCAGCAA GGATGGCGCCCCCTACTGTGAGAAGGACTACCAGATCCATTTTGGAGTTCAGTGTGAGGCGTGTCATCAGTTCATCACAGGGAAGGTGCTagag gCAGGAGATAAGCACTACCACCCCAGCTGTGCGAGATGCAGCAGGTGCAACCAGATGTTcacagaaggagaagagatgTATCTGCAAG GATCAACAGTGTGGCATCCTGGCTGCAAGAACACCACcagaacagaggagagacacagggagCGG ACTGACTGTCTGACAAACATTGTGACTAACAGCCACTTGTGTGTCTTCTCACAGCCTACGAGGTCGTCATCCGAGAGTATTTGTTCCAGACCTGGTTCAAGCATACCTGGCTCACCGGGTCACACGATCTAT GCAAAAGTAGACAATGAGATCCTTGATTACAGAGACCTAGCTGCCATTCCCAAAGTCAAAGCCATTTATGACATTGAGCGCCCTGATCTTATTACCTATGAACCTTTGTACACCACCTCcctggatgagagagaggagagacaagagagtgtgggagag TCCTCAAGAAACATGTCGCCAACTCCTCCCGGTGAG ggctcTTACGACAGGAGGGAACGCATTCTCCAAAGGTCCACCAGTCAGGGCTCCATAGGATCACCAGTTTATAATCGCCATGGTTACACCCCCACCTTGTCACGGTCGCCACAGCATTTTCACAGGCCAG GCACTGACCCGCCGAGTGGCCGGAGCTCCCCCCTCCCGCTCAGGCCCGACAGCCGGCCGGTCACCCCGCCTCTCTCTCAGACCCCTAAACATTTCCACCTCCCAG aTCAGGGGAGCAACATCTACAGAAAACCTCCCATCTACAAACAACACG ATACAGCTGCCATAGCACTCCAAATCAAGTctgctgatgacatcatcagatcCGCCACCTTCCCTGCTGCCCATGCTCCCTCTCCAGACGACAGCTCGCGGAGTGAGGGCACCCGTTGGCCCTGCTCTCTCGCTGTGTTAG GTTCAGAAGGGAGGAGACGAtccagagaagaggaggaggaagaggcctTGAAAAGAAAGCAGCTCCAGGAGGAACATCTCAGCAAG attcAGTCTGGCTTAGGGAAGCTCATTCTGAAGGAGGAGATGGAAAAAGAGCAAATCAGGGAGCGTCACGCGCGCAGCCTCTCTGCTCAGCGCTACGACCCCAAACAGACCAACTGTGACGCAG atCCCACTTCTCCAACCAAAACGAACTCTCTGCCTGGCTACGGGAGGAATGGGCTGCATCGG CCCCAGTCAACAGATTTCACCCAGTACAACAGCTATGGGGACATGTGCggaggaggcagag AGTTTCAG CACATTAAGGATGGCCGTGCAGCACTTGCAAGGATGGACAGGGGAGTATCTATGCCTAATATGTTGGAACCAAAA GTGTACCCATATGAAATGCTCATGATAACCAGTAGAGGGAGAGCTAAACTGCCCAGGGATGTGGACAGAACCAGACTGGAG CGCCACTTAGCACCCGAAACGTTCTTTGACATCTTTGGAATGGAGATCCAGGAGTTTGACAGGCTTCCCCTGTGGAAACGCAACGACATGAAAAAGAAGGCCAAACTCTTCTAG